The Candidatus Zixiibacteriota bacterium region ATTGGTTATATTCCGGATGACCCGTTTCTATACGACCGTCTAACAGGCAGAGAACACCTTGAGTTTGTTGGCGGCTTATATCATTTAGACCAAGATACAATCCAAAAGCGTTCCGAAGAGCTGTTCGAAATTTTTGATATGAATGGCTGGATTGATAAAAGATGCGAGGAATATTCTCACGGCATGTGTCAGAAATTAGTATTTTGCTCAGCCTTTATTCACAATCCCTCCGTGCTGGTTGTCGATGAGCCAATGGTAGGACTCGACCCGCAGTCAGCCCGTATTGTTAAAGATTTGCTGAAGACATATGCATCTAAGGGCACAACAATATTTATTTCGACTCATGTTTTATCGGTTGCCGAGGAGCTTTGCGGCAGGATAGGCATAATAAATAATGGCAAGCTTATCGGACTTGGAACGTTAGAAGAACTGAAAAAACAGGATGCCAGAAATAATATCAATCTTGAAGCGTTGTTTTTAGATTTAATAAACAATCAGATATAATAATGTATTTTGTTAATCATATTATAAAATATAAACTGCTGAATATTGTTTCATATTTGAGGAAATCGGATATTGAAAGCAGGCTGAGAGTTTTCATCGGTATATTCGTTATGATGGTATTTTTTAGTACAGCTCTATACTTTTTCTATTATATTTTTAACTATCTCTCCGGGCTTCATGATATAGGTTATCTTCTGATGGATAAAATATTGTCAATTGGATTTTTGGCGATTTTTATTATGCTTGTTATTTCGAATATTGTTACAGCCATCTCGACTCTTTATCGTTCTCATGAGACCGCTAATTATTTTTCTACGCCCGCATCGCATCTTGAAATTTTCACTGTTCGTTTTATAGATAATATATTGTATTCCACTTGGGGCGTATTATTGCTGGGCATTCCGATTATATTAGCTTATGGCATGGTTAGAGGTTTTTCATGGTGGGGCTATGCGGTCGAGATACTATGCGTGTTAATTCCATTTATAGTAATTCCGGCCTGTCTTGGAGTGTTGTTTATAATCATTATAAACCTTTTATCAAAATATATTTCACCGCGGGCTATATTTGTCATGTTAGTTTCAGCGGCAGTTATCACCGTGATACTATATATAAAGCTTGGCCAACCGTCATCCTTAACTCATAATGTATTTGCCGATTGGCGGGTTTTAAACCGATTTATGGGTTCGTTAGCGGCAACATCGTTTCCATATTTGCCATCGTTCTGGGTATCCGAAACATTGAAATATTTGGCGGGAGAAGAAAGGTCAAATTATGCCGTTCATTTTTTGGCTCTTATTGTTTCCACTGCGTTTTTGCTCCGTTTAGTATTCGTTATAGCAAAAAATTATTATTACAAGAGTTGGCAGGATTCGGTAGAACTTCAAACTACCTCGCCGGTAAAATCGCAAAAAAAGTGGAATCTGCCGCAATTTTTCAAGCTTCCCGGTTGGCTGCCGCCCGATTTTAGAAGCGTTTTAGCGAAAGACCTCAAGCTGTTTATCCGTGAACCATCACAGTGGGCACAATTTTCGGTTTTGCTGGTATTGCTGATTGTATATTTAGTCAACCTCAGGCATTTCCCCAATAATCAATCGGATAAATTCTGGGGAACGGTAATAAGCTTTGCCAATTTTGCCTTTACCGGATTTATATTGGCAACTTTATCGGTGCGATTTGTGTTTCCCAATATCAGCCTTGAGGGGAAATCATTCTGGGCAATAACATCCTCGCCGATGCCGCTCAGGAGATTATTTTGGGAAAAATTCTGGCTGGCATTTATCATATTCTTGCTGATAGCCGAAGTTCTGGCGTTAATTTCTAACCTAATGCTGGGGCTTGGCGGCTATATGATGATAATTAGTTTCTTTTCAATCCTGCTGATGTCTATATCGTTAACCAGCTTGTCGGTAGGTATGGGGGCAATATTCCCTACTTTCGAGGAACCAAATCCGGGGCGGATAGCCTCATCTTTAGGCGGTATGATTACCACTGTGATAAGTTTGATTTATGTCGGTCTGATGGTGATAATTCTGGCATTGCCCACGTATCATTACAGCGCTTATATAATAGATGGTTCGATTTATTTTCCGAAACAGGAATTTTTTATCGCCGGTATAATGATTCTGGTTTTAAATTTGACAACGACGATAATTCCTATTAAAATGGGACTGAAAAGTTTAAGCGCAAGGGAGTTTTAGTTATGAATGCATTGGTAACAGGGGGCGCAGGTTTTATTGGTTCTCATGTGGCGGATGCTCTTCTTGAAAAAGGGTATCATGTGGAAATCGTTGACAACCTCTTGACTGGCCAGCGTGAAAATATTCCGGATAAAGCTGTTTTCCATGAGATTGATATTCGAGATGAGAAACTTGACGAGGTTTTCAAGAAGGGGAATTTTGATGTAGTCTTTCATTTGGCCGCTCAGATGGATATAAAAAACAGTGTGCTTAACCCCGCTTTTGATGCTGATGCTAATATCCTTGGCGGAATAAATCTTCTTCAGGCAATGAAGAGAAACAATGTTAATAAGATTACATTTTCCTCCTCCTGCGCTGTTTATGGCGAACAAGTAAGTTTTCCGGCGGCTGAAGACCATCAGAATTTTCCGGATTCACCGTATGGAATAGGCAAGCTTGCTTTTGAGAAATATCTGTATTTTTATCATAAAGAGTTTGGCCTAAATTATACAGCTTTGCGGTATGCCAACATCTATGGCCCGCGTCAGCGCGGCGATGGGGAAGGCGGTGTCGTAGCGATATTTTTCAGACAGCTATTTTCTAACAAAGAAGCATATATTTTCGGCGATGGCAATCAGACCCGCGACCTGACTTATGTTGGCGATGTTGTTCGGGCGAATATCCTGTCAATCGATTCCGATAAGTGCGGAACATTCAATGTTAGCACCGGAAAAGAAACAACTATTAATACGCTGTATAATATGATTAGGGAGATAGTGGGTTCCAATCAGGACAGGCTTCATAAACCACCAAGAGAGGGCGAAACCATGCGGAGCGTGCTGGATAATTCAGCCATAACAAAGGCTCTGAATTGGCAGCCGCAAGTTGATATTAAAACCGGCTTGAAAAATACCGCCGATTAT contains the following coding sequences:
- a CDS encoding ABC transporter ATP-binding protein, with protein sequence MIKFKNVAKKFGNYTAVDNLNLEVQAGELFGFLGPNGAGKTTTIKMMTGILKPTSGSISVGETDIQKEPEKAKKIIGYIPDDPFLYDRLTGREHLEFVGGLYHLDQDTIQKRSEELFEIFDMNGWIDKRCEEYSHGMCQKLVFCSAFIHNPSVLVVDEPMVGLDPQSARIVKDLLKTYASKGTTIFISTHVLSVAEELCGRIGIINNGKLIGLGTLEELKKQDARNNINLEALFLDLINNQI
- a CDS encoding GDP-mannose 4,6-dehydratase, with product MNALVTGGAGFIGSHVADALLEKGYHVEIVDNLLTGQRENIPDKAVFHEIDIRDEKLDEVFKKGNFDVVFHLAAQMDIKNSVLNPAFDADANILGGINLLQAMKRNNVNKITFSSSCAVYGEQVSFPAAEDHQNFPDSPYGIGKLAFEKYLYFYHKEFGLNYTALRYANIYGPRQRGDGEGGVVAIFFRQLFSNKEAYIFGDGNQTRDLTYVGDVVRANILSIDSDKCGTFNVSTGKETTINTLYNMIREIVGSNQDRLHKPPREGETMRSVLDNSAITKALNWQPQVDIKTGLKNTADYFTQKVSV